TTTTGGGTTCTTGGAGTCGAGAGAAGATATTCAAGTTCAATTACAAGGCAATCAGTTAAAATCTTGGACTTGTTTTGTTTAAGCTGCGAAATAGGGCGTTTGTTTAACTGTCCTCTTTTATAGAATTTGTGCTTTTTGGTTATTCAAGTGTCTTCTTGCgtttgttttaaataattacTTTATGCTTCTTTTCCTTACTTGGTTTTTCAAAACAGGATCCCGAACTTGTAGTAGAGGCCATGTCTTCAAGTAGTTCAACTCAGTCATCTAGACCTTCAGCAACATCTTCCGCAGCACCCCCTCCTACTAATGATCGAAGTCGACCACGGAGTTCAGGTAGAAGTTCTGTTTTTTCCCCCTCTTAATGCTAGACATCAAGATCTAGACATTTCTTTTATGTGCATGTTGAATTTACCTGATTGTATTTCCATAACGCATTGCTTGTGATGAAGCAGGATCAACGACGACTAGGACTTCAGGTACATCTGCAAGTGCAGATGCTAATCCAACTCCGTTGCGCTGGGATCGACAAACAATTCAGTTTTCTGTCAATGCATGGGTAGGTAGTTTAGTTCATGCTTGCTTATATGATGTTGCAAAGTTGGTATAACTACAGAATGTTTGAGGGCTACACAACGtcatttatgtatttatttttttcttaaatttgagGTGCTGGTTTCCTGAAAGCTTGTATGAAGTTTTCAGTCACGCACTTGGATTATTTTATTcgtcaatgaaattgtttcttatccaaaaaacaaaaaaagaaaattacaaatattCCATCATTTCTGATAGATGAAATGTAATTCTCATAGgttttgttgaatttttttgttcatatttCCATACCCTAATTGTATCTGAAAtgctttttcttctctttgtgGAACTATCCCCTTCATTGCCAAAACTGTCTTCTGTTTGTGTGTGCATGTGTACGCCTGTTATGCACTTCAATCCCTAGATATAGAGAGTAAGATGCACACATCTCTTctactttgaaagttcatattTGATAGTGCCGGATCTTTCTCCAAGATTTACCGCCAGGTTTTCTCTATTAATTCAAGTCCTGTTCATTTTACCACAATTGAGATCCTCAACTGTCCCTTTTTGGGTAAACTGCAAACAAAAGACATTCTAGTTATATTCTGGAGGATTGAAAGCTCATTCATAGCAGATTTGGGTCATCAAATTTTTAGAGGTTATATGTGGCCATTGTCCATGGGCCTCTTTTCCTTCGTGGAAACTTGAAACCTCCAAGAAAAAtctttattagaaaatttatgaacaataattaaaatttcattttaagcATGAAAGTCATATACTAAGggtattttcataaaaaaaaaaactattggtcATCTTCAGTATTGGCTCGTGGTATGGATCTTTCggtttttcttccattttcttaatatatttttttcaatttgggcTCTATCCTGAAAAgctaatttccttttcttgTGCAGGTGTTTATTGTGGCTGTCCTAGCAATTTTCCCCCTAATACCCAAAAATCTTTCGCAGAGGGCATACAGGCTATCTTTTATGGGCACAACTTGTTCTTCCTTATATTCTTTGTACTCGTTGTATGGAGTAAGTCCTGCATACTAATTTAACAGCCTCATTTCCAATTCTATGAAAACTTTTGGTTTCTTCCAATCttaagaagagaaaagaaaactGCTCGTTTATGTTCATCTATTTCTCTATATTATCTTCCTAtcttgatttattaattttttaacattGGCAGAAGCCCAGGGCGTGGAATTTGCAAGCACTGCAAGCTTATTTCCAGTCCATAATTGCAACAAAAGATTTCATTTACTTCACTTACTGTATCACCTTTGTGACTTCAAATATTTGTCTTAAATGTAAGCATAGCTTCAGTGATCAACTTTTGTTTACTTATTAATCTCCTTATGATATCACTGTATTCATTCATTGAAACATGACTTTGTTAatatgatgtttttttttttatcatttcatGCCTCTGCGTTGagatttttaatttgttttaattgttaatgcAGTTGCTTTAATTCCTATCCTATGTCGGGCACTTGAACATGTTGCAAAGTTTCTTAGGCGTAATTTTGCACGTTCATCCTTATACAGGTAGTCTGTTGTCAATTTTTCAGTTCAGTTTACTTGTTGTATGAAATATATATCCAACACCAccacccccctcccccccccccccccccccccctcccccccccccccaaaaaaaaaaaaaaaaaaaaaggaaaatgggtGCCCACCACAGTTTCTTTCATGTTGCACCTAGAGAAGGATATACTTCTTGGGAGAAAATTAAGTGGTTTACGAACATTCCTTAATGAAAAGTTAAagtattcttttcaaaaaaaaaaagtaaagtggTGTACGAACAGAAAAGAGGGAATAGATCGGATTAAAGttcctttaatttcaaatttggaagGTGAATATTATCAATAAGAGATGCTTTATGTGTTCTTGAGGGAATAAATGGGTGTTCAAGGATATAGGAGAAATCAGGTGGTGAGCTCTCCTGTCGCTCTCCTGTCTGTCTACCTGCAGGAAGAATAGATGAATGTGACTGTGTATTGCCTCTTACTTTTCTCGTGTGCTTAAAATCTGCTTGTTGACTTCTTttataacaataataacatATCAGGTTTTCTCTGTGCAAGTTTCTTATGCGTTTAtgctttcttcaattttttgcaGGAAATATTTGGAAGAGCCTTGCGTATGGGTGGAGTCAAATTCAACTACTCTTAGCATCCTATCTTCACAGGCTGAGATTGGACTTGGCTTCGTTCTAATCATCTCTTTGCTCTCGTTAGTTTTTACTCCCTTTTGCCTGTCTAACTTCTTCTAAATCGACCCCCTGCCCCCCACCGACACATACACT
This DNA window, taken from Benincasa hispida cultivar B227 chromosome 6, ASM972705v1, whole genome shotgun sequence, encodes the following:
- the LOC120080575 gene encoding transmembrane protein 33 homolog codes for the protein MGEEQEDSQRLKRAAAAAYDYENDPRWADYWSNILIPPHMASRPDVVDHYKRKFYQRYIDPELVVEAMSSSSSTQSSRPSATSSAAPPPTNDRSRPRSSGSTTTRTSGTSASADANPTPLRWDRQTIQFSVNAWVFIVAVLAIFPLIPKNLSQRAYRLSFMGTTCSSLYSLYSLYGKPRAWNLQALQAYFQSIIATKDFIYFTYCITFVTSNICLKFALIPILCRALEHVAKFLRRNFARSSLYRKYLEEPCVWVESNSTTLSILSSQAEIGLGFVLIISLLSWQRNFLHTFMYWQLLKLMYHAPVTSGYHRSAWSNIGRVVSPLIYRYAPFLNTPLSMAQRWWFR